A segment of the Arcobacter sp. CECT 8983 genome:
ATATTCTCTTTAGTAAACTTTTCATAAATATTTAAAGCAGAATCTTTGTAAGTTTTTTGGTGAAGTTTTGTTATCTCTTTTGCTAAAAAAATAGTTCTATTTTCATCTATATTTTTTATCTCTTCTAAAGTCTTTAAAAGTCTATGGGGCGACTCATAAAGAATTGATAAAACAGAGCTTTGCATTACCTTTGTTAGTTTTTCATTTCTCTCTTTGCCTTTGTGAGCTAAAAAACCAAAAAAAGTAAATTCTGTATTTAAAAAACCACTCATTGCAAAAGCTGTTAAAACTGCATTTGCTCCTGGAAGAACATCATAATCTAAATTATTGTCAATACAGTATTGTACAAGTGTAGCTCCTGGGTCTGAAACACAAGGCATACCAGCATCACTAACATAAACAATATTTTTATTAAAATCTTCAGGGGTTAAGGTTTTTAAAACTTGATTTTCATTGTGTGAATGAAAAGATTTGAAATCTTTGCAGTTAAACTCTAAGTTTTCTCTTTCACTTAGAAGTTGAAGAAGTTTTTTTGTGACTCTTGTATCTTCACAAAAAATTAGTTCCGCCTCCATAAGAGCAGTTAATGCTCTTTTAGAAATATCATCAAGATTTCCTATTGGAGTTGGAACTAAAGTAAGCAATTTATAGCAACAATTATTTTTGTGCGTATTTAGCTTTGAATTTCTCTACTCTACCAGCAGCATCAACGATTTTTTGCTCACCAGTGAAGAATGGGTGACAAGCAGAACAAATGTCAATTCTTAAAGTCTCAACATTAGACTTAGTTTCAAACTCGTTTCCACAAGCACA
Coding sequences within it:
- the rsmI gene encoding 16S rRNA (cytidine(1402)-2'-O)-methyltransferase, with amino-acid sequence MLTLVPTPIGNLDDISKRALTALMEAELIFCEDTRVTKKLLQLLSERENLEFNCKDFKSFHSHNENQVLKTLTPEDFNKNIVYVSDAGMPCVSDPGATLVQYCIDNNLDYDVLPGANAVLTAFAMSGFLNTEFTFFGFLAHKGKERNEKLTKVMQSSVLSILYESPHRLLKTLEEIKNIDENRTIFLAKEITKLHQKTYKDSALNIYEKFTKENIRGEWVIVIEPTETVGANLDVKDIENLDIAPKIKAKLIAKMTGKNTKEIYQQLLDKI
- the rpmE gene encoding 50S ribosomal protein L31, which encodes MKKEIHPDYKVCKVSCACGNEFETKSNVETLRIDICSACHPFFTGEQKIVDAAGRVEKFKAKYAQK